The genomic region GGCCGGTCCAAAGGCCTCCCCGGCATGGATGGTGAAGTGGAAGTTCTCTCGTTGCAGGTACTGGAAGGCCTCCAAGTGGAGGGTCGGAGGGTAACCGGCCTCCCGGCCGGCGATGTCAAACCCGACCACGCCCTGGTCCCGGTACCGGACGGCCACCTCGGCCACGGCCATCGAGTCGGTCGAGGTGCGCATTGCGGTCACCAGGGTCCGGATGACCAGGTTGGTTCCCGACGAGCCGTCAGCGAACCCGGCCAGGACCGCCTCCAGCACCTCGTCCAGCGCCATGCCCCGGTCGGTGTGGAGAGCGGGGGCGAAGCGGACCTCGGCGTAGACGCATCCATCGGCGGCCAGGTCGGCCGCGCACTCGGCAGCCACCCGGTGGCAGGACTCAGCGGTCTGCATAACCCCGACGGTGTGGTCGAAGGTCTCCAGGTAGAGGCCAAGGTCCCGCCGGTCGGCGCCCCTCCTGAACCAGGTGGCCAGCTCGGCCGGATCGGTGGTGGGCAGGTCCCGGTAGCCGGTCAGGTCGGCCAACTCAACGACGGTGGTGGGCCGCAGCCCGCCGTCCAGGTGATCGTGGAGGACGACCTTGGGTGCCTGGTGGATCAGGTCGCGGTCCGGTGCCACGGTTTCCATGGTGCAGGTTACCCGGGGTTGTGGACCAGGCCCGGGGGAGGGGAGGGGAGGTCAGGCGAAGCCGCGAAGCGGTAGGTCTGCACTGCGCTGCAGCCAGTTGTCGTCCCGGTAGTGGGCCGTCCCGTCGATCACGTGCAACGTGTAGGCAAGACGCGGGCGGTCCGAGGTGTTGGCGCCGCTCCAGTGGGGGAGGCATCCGTGGAAGGCGACCAGGGTTCCAGCTTCTGCCTCCATCGGCACCAGGTCACCGTGGTCGTACGGCGTGGGGTCCAGGACGTCGGTGGTGGTGCCGCCGGTGCCGTCGAGTCGGAACCGGGTCCGGGCGCCGCCGACGTGTCCTCCCGGGATGGCCCACATGCAGCCGTTAGCGACCGTGGCGTCGTCAAGGGCGAACCAGAGGCCAACCACCGTCTGGGGGTCGGTCCACAGGAAGGAGTGGTCGCAATGGCAGACCACCTCCCCGCCGATCCGGGGGGGCTTAAAGATGACCATGGACTGCAGGAGGAGTGGGTCGGTGACGCCCAGCTCGGCCACCAGGGAGGCAAGGTCACTCGTTCGGGAGAACTGGTCGAAGGCCGGGTCAAGGTCGTGCAGGGCATGGCCCATCTTGTTCAGAGCCCGGTCCATTGGAGCGACCAGGTTTCCGTCGGCGTCAAAGGCCCCGTTCTCGAAGAACGGACGGATCACGTCAGCTGATGTGAGAAACCAGTCGTCCTGGGCGTGGGTCTGCTCGGTGGTGGAGAACACGGTGGCCGCGCCGTCGGGTAGGCCCTGTGAGGCGTAGCCGGCTACCAGCTCGTCGATGCGGCGGCGGAGGGACTCGACCCGGTCGGGTGACACAAACCCGGGTAGGACTACGAAGCCGTCGCGTTCCCAAGCCTCCCGACGATCCTTGTCCAGGACGGTGCTCGCCGCGCTCACTCCTGGCCTCGCCGGTATCGAAGCCCATTGGCGGCCGGCATGCGGAGACGGCTCGAGGCGAACACCAGGACCAGAAGGGTGGCGACGTGGGGGGTGATTGGCGGCAGTTCACGCATGACCTCTTCACTCACCGAGTACCACCACAGCACGACGAGGGCTAGAGCAGCGAACCCAGTCCCCGCTGCAGGTCGACGTCGAAGGACTGCTCGCACGGCCAGAGCAGCCAGGGCTGCGCCGACTAACAGCAAGAGGGCGTGTACCGCGGTGCGGTCACGGAGTTGCAGAGCGTCAGCGAAACCGAAGAGCATCGAGCCAAGGAAAGCACCTACCGGTTGCCAGTTGCCGAAGATGACAGTGGCCAGCCCGATGAACCCTCGGCCCTGAACTTGAGCCTCTCGGTAGATGCCGGTCTGTTCAATGACGATGAAGGCGCCACCGAAGCCGGCCAGACCGCCACTGACTACCACGGCAAGGGTCTTCATCCGGTACACGTTGACT from Acidimicrobiales bacterium harbors:
- a CDS encoding phytanoyl-CoA dioxygenase family protein, which encodes MSAASTVLDKDRREAWERDGFVVLPGFVSPDRVESLRRRIDELVAGYASQGLPDGAATVFSTTEQTHAQDDWFLTSADVIRPFFENGAFDADGNLVAPMDRALNKMGHALHDLDPAFDQFSRTSDLASLVAELGVTDPLLLQSMVIFKPPRIGGEVVCHCDHSFLWTDPQTVVGLWFALDDATVANGCMWAIPGGHVGGARTRFRLDGTGGTTTDVLDPTPYDHGDLVPMEAEAGTLVAFHGCLPHWSGANTSDRPRLAYTLHVIDGTAHYRDDNWLQRSADLPLRGFA
- a CDS encoding adenosine deaminase, translating into METVAPDRDLIHQAPKVVLHDHLDGGLRPTTVVELADLTGYRDLPTTDPAELATWFRRGADRRDLGLYLETFDHTVGVMQTAESCHRVAAECAADLAADGCVYAEVRFAPALHTDRGMALDEVLEAVLAGFADGSSGTNLVIRTLVTAMRTSTDSMAVAEVAVRYRDQGVVGFDIAGREAGYPPTLHLEAFQYLQRENFHFTIHAGEAFGPASIWEAVQFCGAERLGHGVRIVDDIEVPDDAPPRLGRLASFVRDRRIPLELCPTSNVHTGAAVDVAAHPIGLLRDLGFRITVNTDNRLMSGVSMTSEMAAVGEAFDWGLDDFRWLTINAMKSAFLPFNERLALINDRIKPGYAALSA